A genomic window from Streptomyces sp. NBC_01429 includes:
- a CDS encoding GNAT family N-acetyltransferase, whose translation MTEIQTPRLLLRRWREEDLVPMAEIHADPEVMRWIDDGSVRGLDRTAEDIERWEEEWDEEGFGLFAVELLASGELAGFAGLSVPEFLPEVLPDVEIGWRLGQPFWGQGYASEAAHAALEFALQDRGLERVISISRPGNEASENVMRKLGMTLERDTVHPVHGFALHVHAIDLTEFAA comes from the coding sequence ATGACCGAGATCCAGACACCCCGCCTCCTCCTCCGCCGCTGGCGCGAGGAGGACCTCGTACCCATGGCCGAGATCCACGCGGACCCGGAGGTCATGCGGTGGATCGACGACGGCTCGGTGCGCGGCCTCGACCGGACGGCGGAGGACATCGAGCGGTGGGAGGAGGAGTGGGACGAGGAGGGCTTCGGCCTCTTCGCCGTCGAACTGCTCGCCTCGGGCGAACTGGCCGGGTTCGCGGGACTCTCCGTACCCGAGTTCCTGCCGGAGGTCCTGCCGGACGTGGAGATCGGCTGGCGCCTCGGCCAACCGTTCTGGGGCCAGGGCTACGCCTCGGAGGCGGCGCACGCGGCACTGGAGTTCGCGCTCCAGGACCGGGGCCTGGAACGGGTGATCAGCATCAGCCGCCCCGGAAACGAAGCGTCCGAGAACGTGATGCGCAAGCTCGGCATGACCCTGGAACGCGACACGGTCCACCCGGTCCACGGCTTCGCCCTGCACGTCCACGCCATCGACCTGACGGAATTCGCGGCCTGA